A segment of the Novosphingobium sp. 9U genome:
GGAACACCTTGTACGCGATCGCAAGCTGACCCGCCTCGTTATAGACCTCGATGATGAGATCCTTGCGGAAGTCCTTGAGCGAGACTTCGCTGCCGAGGCCGGAGCCGAAGTTCCAGACCTTGTTGGCCCATTGCTCGAAATCCTTGTCGTGCGTGACGCCGCGCTCCAGCGTGATGGCCTCGTACTCGGTTCGGCCGGGAGACTTGCGGCTGGAGCTGGGATCGCCGCCCTCGCGGTGCTTCACGACTTCGGTGGTGCGCTTGAGGGCGCCAACCTTGCTGATGCCCGCGACGTAGCGGTTGTCCCACTTCACCCGGAACTTGAAGTTCTTGTATGGATCGAAGCGCGATGCGTTGACGGT
Coding sequences within it:
- a CDS encoding phage tail protein, with protein sequence MAQFTVNASRFDPYKNFKFRVKWDNRYVAGISKVGALKRTTEVVKHREGGDPSSSRKSPGRTEYEAITLERGVTHDKDFEQWANKVWNFGSGLGSEVSLKDFRKDLIIEVYNEAGQLAIAYKVFRAWVSEFQAIADLDANANAVLIQHLKLEIEGWERDDQVTEPTEPSYTDSV